DNA sequence from the Parasteatoda tepidariorum isolate YZ-2023 unplaced genomic scaffold, CAS_Ptep_4.0 HiC_scaffold_1299, whole genome shotgun sequence genome:
aaacaatttttaacagtaGAAACACCTTTAATAGAAATGGGTGACGGGTGACAAGAGAATTTAACGAAACCAAAGGCGTCATgcataaagttaaatataaaagaacgaGTAATTTAaccgttaaaaataaatatgaaaagaagACTTAAATTTGAGAGGGCTTTTAATGTTANAGTGGCGTAGCTGGGTAACCAAGGGCCCTggggcaaattaaaaaatgcggCCCCACTGCTATGTAAACTGATTaggttttatcaaataaaaatatgaaatatacaaatactttaaaaatgctaagcTACTTCAAGCTCTtttttctggtaataaaaatattaaacagtaacaacataaattacaattaatacttGGGGTAGGTTTGGCTAATAAACCGAAATAGAGAAGATTCAAGGGTTTATTATATAAAGGTCGGGCCTTCCAACTGGCTAAatcacaattatatttaaaaaaatttcctagcTTTAGTTTTTGCAAAAGTATCAATGACTTCGTTTAAATCCAGGCTTGATGCggttttgttttcaattgctATTAGCGATAAATGTCGGAGTCGAGTTTGGcccatattatttcttaaataattttttattatttttaatttgctaaatgaCCTTTCAGCTGCTGCAGAAGTGACAGGAATTGTAAAGAATAATAACATTGCTGTAAATACTTCCGTTAGGTCGCATTCTAGCACTCCATATTTGCTCATTATTTCCTTACATAATTGGTGAACAGTCCATGCTTGAGTTAGTTGAGGTAAAACTAGgtggtaaatattaataaattgaagtgAAAAACTAGGGCCTATTAtatctgaatattttctttggaaTTCGTCACACTTTTGTAATAAAGTTGCTTCATcaacatgtaataaaaatgttggtGTTAGAAAATCGAATATATGACAGACTGCACTCATACCAATAAAACGTGTATCTAATTGAGATATTACTGTGTCTAGTACATTAttgaaaatctcaattttaaatattttttctcggtTTGGAAATCGGTGATCAGCAGCTAattcatcaaaatgttttttaacttttctttgccttttttcttgaaaatgggtaTCAATACCATATTTTCTTGCAGTTTCACTGGCTTTGCACTTGAATAATTCGAAatcatttctataaatttgCAACTTTGCTTTGGTCTCTGCTAAAACTTTACTCGCCTCGCCCAAATTGATGTCgcatttttgtaaagttttggATGCATAATTGATGTCGTTCAATACACTGTGCATGAATTCGCAAAGCAACACGAACTcgaaatttagcatttttgttttaatactcTCTGCTTCACTACGCTCATCCTTATTAGGACTCTTTAGAACTATTTCTGATAATACTttgataatatcaaaataaagaaattttattgcgGGTATCGTATTGACCCTACTGGACCATCTAGacgaatttagtttttttagagTGGTGTCCGATTCGCCACTGAATTTAGACAGTAGATCCCAACGTTTGATGCTGTTTCCGAAAAAGTTATACAAATCTTGCAACGTTgcgaaaaaaatctgtatttccACACAACTGCTAACGGCATCATTtatcaccaaatttaaattatgagtgGCACAATGTACGTACTCTGCGTTAGGCTGGATATCCTTAATATGTTTTTGTACACCATTATACACACCACTCATCACACTGGCTCCATCATAGCCTTGCcccacacatttttttaattcaatatttttgtcgaTAAATAATGTTGTCACTTGGTTGACTAAATCTACTGCGCCAGGTTTGATGGCTGCATAAAAGCCTAGAAACACTTCTTTTACTTCTATATCAATTGGCTGTCCATTTTCCGATCTGGTTATTACTGCATACCTCACAACAATGCTTAGCTGATCTACCTTCCGTACGTCCTGTGTCGTATCCATTATGATGGCAAAAAACGGCGACGCTCTAATTTGTTCTAGTAGATGGGTTTCGAGTTTGGTCCCCAAGCTCtcaatcatttcattttaaattgttgcaCTCGGATATCTTGTAGAtcctaaaaacattaaaaaaaacacacaatttcaaaaaagttctgatattaaacagttaataattataaacaaaataaaaagataaaaaaaaacttataaataattattattacccTTGGGCATATCCAAAATTTGCCACAAAATGTGATCATATCGGGCGACAAGCTCTACAAAGGACAGAAAATTTCCGTGGTATCCTTTCTGACTTAAGTCTTCTTGATGTCCTCTCAAAGCCAAAGAACTCTTTGCTAGGGATATGATATCGAATAACCTTTGAAGAACCATTTTCCAAAATGATGCTTCTTTGCgaatttcattttcaagttcCTTGGCGATAGTattagtattgtttttttttcgaaattcataCACAGCACATGCTTCCGAATGGCCACTCGCACTCGAACAACTGTGTTGCTTAATTCTTTCTGATAAATGCTTCCAATCTCGAATTCCCGTACATCAAACATTATTCCTTTGTGAAGCAAATAACCAGCAGGGTTGACAATAGGCAGCGTCTAGTATTTTGGAATAACACAAACAAAAACGATTAACTGGCCCATATTTAGAACACGAAACGTAATACGATTTTGAAAAACACCTATTGTTCTGGTTGACGTCTGTTGGAAAAGGTCCTGAAGGCTGTAAAGGCCCCATATCAAGAATTTGACGTATTTCGTTATCACTTAATATCTTGTTCGTAAAATTTCCCAAGTCATAAGAAGATTTGTCGTAcacattttcgaaaaatgtaGAGGTCTGTGGTTCCTCCAAACCCTCCGCTCTTATGTGTGTCATGCAAAACATCATCCACTTTCACATGATCGGCGGCGGAGGTATTTCCAACTCAAGGGCGGCGCCAGTAGGGGGTCAGGGGGGGCTGGAGCACCCCCGTCGCGCATGGCCAGCCCCCCCatcgggaaaaatttaaagtctcGTCGGGAAAATAGTCtggtcacatttttttttctaaaaaatgtcaaaaattcatttacaaatgcctaataaaaatttttgtagttgactttttatttatttatttttaagaattagtaacaaaatttagtaaaatatattgtaaattctATGTAATTGAAGTTTCACTGCACTACTCCTAACTTTGCTCATACATTGTTAAACTACAGTCCGGATGCGATTAGACATGGTTGAAATTGAAGACTTTTCAAAGACCCATAGAAATTCTTTCCCCTCAAACACATCTTGATTTTCTTGGTTACTTATCTTTCAGACTGCTATTCTTTTTTCTCGAGAACTGAGGAGGGGATAGATAATCACCCCTCTTTACTGGGAGAATAACTGACAAAAGCCTGAGggacagagagagagagaggcaGGTCCTctttacaaattcttttttatgcaacatatttattaatggtTTTTGGGATCAGATAATTGCTTTGtgaaattttcaagcaaaatgaaagtaaaagaataaaattaaaaaaactcagttttaattttttcatttttttaatacttttaaatgaggaaaatcatttacttattcGGATTCaaggtttatattttaatcaacgcATTAAATAAGCAGtcggaagaaaaagaaaaacaaacagtaacaaaatatttgtaatttattttaatttttttggcagatttaatttattatttttttttNCTCTTACTGTTTCCATAAGAAAAGTTCAGTAGCGATTAGATGGCGTTGCACACAACAACACTGTGTTGTAAAGGTAAGAAAAAACTACTTTTGTGAAGTAATGCCTATCTTTAAACtaatggaatatatttttttaaaacgtcgTGAATTgccttgtttatttatttatttttaattgaaaaaaactttattgtaaaattaataagttcacaataatataattgtaaatggtgttttattttcttatatttgatctgattattttatatagtatatatatattcgtattaaaatttatcgatgTCTTAAAAGGCTATTTGTACAATTACTTGCAACAGAACGAGTTCCGATTCagaatttagttttaacttttttatataaaagtatttgttGTATGTTCTAATACTGCTAATGTCTAAAAGTTTTCAACATTAATGTTTTCTAGCTTTTTGGAACATCCATACTATTATGATttatatatctaaatatatcGAATTTAATGCCAATGTTATTGATATCAAGAATATGgtatagattttaaaacaacaagGAGCTTTTTGTGAACTTTTGTGTTTCAGAACTTATtcgtgtaaaaatttttaactgtgttaatttataagtaaagGAAAATACCATACagtctttcaaaaaaataaataaaaaaatttaataaacagaaaaaaaaactgaattaacatagcataaaaatatttagttaaaatcattcatttgaatcatgtgattttttaaaagcatagatttatctaaaaactattatttacacAGTACtacattatgcaaaaaaaactatttgaaataaaatacaatgtttaaTGTAAACTTTGCTCAGCAAAACATTGTTATTATTAACCTTATAAAATACCTCAATGTTTTGCCCAGGGCCACTAAATTTTGAAGCACGCCCCTTCCGCTAACCGCTTAATCACATAGCTACGCGCAAAGAATTATCATACTTTATAGTAGTTCCCTTGATTGTTATTAACTTGTTACTTATATATTTGATTCTAATGCATATGTTACATTGCTGATACTTTCTTTAAGTTACTAATTGTTAATCTCATGTTTTAGTGCAAGGGCAGTCTGAACACCAGTTTCGACAGAGCTGAAATTTTAAGCACTTCTCAACATTCGCATTCTCCGGATGAGCATTTAAATGAGAGAACAAATGCCTTGCTAAACATGAAGAGAAAAGCGGAGGAAACGCATGATGAACCTTCGCAGATATTTGCAGAAACAGTTGCTGCAATGTCGATGGATGCAAGTTTGACTTTGCCAACTGATGACTCCCTTAAAAGAACATTAAGGAATCATAAAGCCAAGAGTATACCAAAAGAGCCCCTGGATCTCAAAGACTTGAAATTGGAAGGtgtgtataatttaaatagtatatttcactcctgtaaaatgaagttttatttcattttattcatttatttattaatctttatattGGGAAATTTGAGATTTCAATGtttgaatgtttaatttttaaaaaaaggtgaatgttagttttttataacattttgaagtattAAAATAGGTAAATTTGTCATAgataaaaacttattacaatGCTGACACATTAAAAAGCAGCTATTTTAAACCAATCAGTGAAAGTAATAGTTGCTGCAAATAAGAATTAAGCttcattctataaaaattagaagaatgcCCTAAtgttgtgattttaaaatttaaaaataggggaaaaaataaatgctcacaaaatttatttacttccaTAATCACATTTCTTGAATTGAGGGGCTTATAAGATTTAAACTACAGAGTTTCAAAATTCAGGTTCGAAAACTTGCAacctactttttattttgttatttttttcaaagcaattcTACTTTGTTCATGTGAAGAATTGAACAGAATATTCGAAAGCTAATATTATAAAGCAGCATaatctttaaaacttaattttcgaATAAGAATTGTATTGGGTAATAAAATTGAACTAACAAATTTCTTTCAGCATTTCGTGTCtgataacaataattttctttcaaacgtGTTATGTTCTAATAGAAAGAAACTTGTTGTGctattttacataaatgtattttatcaagtttaaaaaatatgttctttatttTCTGACAAGTATAGTTTTGTCAATTTAGACTCTTGTATCAATGATCTCTgcctaaaaatttcaataagaaaacAGTCAcactgaagtttaaaaaatctataaaaattatatttacttccATTTCATTAAGTGAAATTGTctcaaataaatatagttattaattatatattcaacagtttctaaaaatttataatctataCAAGTATAGATGACTAAAAcgattaacaacaacaacaaaaaaattaactagcATTATAggacagaaaaattttatacattcctttgtttcatttcctttttttcttttatttatttctaaggctaaataaatgcaaaaaataataataaataaattaattaataaaacatttgtgtttaatcattataaaagaATCATAACCTtagaatgtatatttttattcatgttatttgctgaaagaaaagcttttttaattctaccattagaaattgatttcaatgtATGTTGAAATGACAGCATTAGCGCTTTTTATAAAAGTCAAATTACAAAGCAAAAAGCAATCAATTCTGAGGAAACCACTTTTCTTTGTTCAACTTCCCCATAACATCTCTTTCAACAACTATCTCTACCCGCGGAACACCAGATCATTACAAAACGGGTTAAAACAACACTCTTCCGAAGaatatcttttttatcttttcattctTTACAAGTAAATGTGTTTTCATGGGTTAGCCGTTTTCATTACGCTTCGAAAGCAAAGAACtacaattgttttattcaaaaaaaaaaaaaaaaaaaaaaaaattatgtacccTACAATccaattttttctacttttattaaaaattaacatataataCGAAGTATATTAACTGAAAGTTATATTAtccatggaattatctttgtataGGCAAGTCATAAATTCACCATATTCTTCTGTTCTAGAGATATGGTGAATAAAGAAccgaaagaatattttctttcgcTTGTTTTCTTTCGTTATAACATCAGAATTCGGAGTCCGATTGATCATTGTAAAGGTATTAtacactattattaaaatttatctcgtggaagaaaaagaaatttgcgGAAAAtcccttattttattattggtagatagtgaataaatattaatattatttagtatttagaCGAGTTAATtgaaactatactttttttttctttaaattaaatttattttctgtaaccTTAATACATATACAGTTCAGATTGTTTCCCAGaacctaaatatatatttttttctctcagggGAATGGAAAGAAAATCTACTGTTTGATAATGGCAGCCTTCAggatagaattttattatttggcaCAAGTGATACCCTTTACCTATTGAAAGAAACATCAAAATGGTTTCTAGACGGCAACTTCGGCCATGCACCCAGACATTTCACTCAACTTTATGTTGTGCGAGTGGAGGTTGAAGATGCATATATTACAGCAATATATGCCTTACttcaatcaaagaaaaaatcgaCATACGAAGAGCTTTTTAGAACTTTAATTGAAGTAAGTGCAGTCGAGAAACTAAATCTTGACCCGGAATTTATTCATATGGATTTCGAATCGGCTGCTATAGAAGCTGTCCGGTTGGTCTTCGGTTACCGGGTGACCATACGTGGATGCTTTTATCACTTGCGCCAAAGCACTTACAGGCATGTCCAATCTTTGGGGTATGCAAGTAAATACAGGGATGATCCCTTTTTTCAGAAGTTTTGCGGGATGATAGATGCTCTGGCATTTTTGCCCGTAAACCTTGTGCAAGAAGGGGTAACCTACTTGCATACTCTTGCCCCCACCGACAGCGAAGCATTGGACATGCTTGAGTATTTCGACTCGGTGTACTGCTCCGGTAGATACCGTGGTCGAAATACCGGACTGCCATTGGTCTTGTCCTTAGCACGCTTGGAACCATTATTTCCCCCTGAAATGTGGAATACCCACAACGCCACTTTAAGCGACGGCGAGcgaacaaataataaaacagaatgGTGGAATAATCGTTTCAAGGTGCTTGTAGGGCAAGACCACCCTTCAATTTATCTCCTGCTCCAAAAGCGGTGATATCTGATTGCGCTAATGGTTTTCTGAAACAGGCTGGACTGCGCTGCTAACATCTTATCCNGTTCAACTTCCCCATAACATCTCTTTCAACAACTATCTCTACCCGCGGAACACCAGATCCTCACAAAACGGGTTAAAACAACACTCTTCcgaagaatatattttctaacttttcatTCTTTACATGTAAATGTGTTTTCATGGGTTTGCCGTTTTCATTACGCTTCGAAAGCAAAGAACTAcaattgcattatttaagaagaagaataataataaaaaaaactatgtaccCTACAATccaattttttctactttttttaaaaattaaattcaaagtatATTAACTGAAAGTTATATTAtccatggaattatctttgtataGGCGAgtcataaaacttaaaatgttctaGAGATATGGTGAATAAAGAAccgaaagaatattttctttcgcTTGTTTTCTTTCGTTATAACATCAGAATTCGGAGTCCGAACGATCATTGTAATGTATTAtacactattattaaaatttgtctcgtggaagaaaaggaaatttgCGGGAAAccccttattttattattggtagataatgaataaatgttaatattatttagtatttagaCGAGTTAcaagttaataaaaactataattttttttttaaattaaatttattttctgtaaccTTAATACATATACAGTTCAGATTGTTTCCCAGAAcctaaatatgtatatattttttttcaggggAATAGAAAGAAAATCTACTGTTTGATAATGGCAGCCTTCAGGATAGAATTTTGTTATTTGGCACAAGTGATACCCTTGACCTATTGAAAGAAACATCAAAATGGTTTCTAGACGGCAACTTCGGCCTTGCACCCAGACATTTCACTCAACTTTATGTTGTGCGAGTGGAGGTTGAAGATGCATATATTACAGCAATATGCCTTACttcaatcaaagaaaaaatcgaCATACGAAGAGCTTTTTCGAACTTTGATTGGAGTAAGTGCCGTCGA
Encoded proteins:
- the LOC139427308 gene encoding zinc finger MYM-type protein 1-like, which translates into the protein MDTTQDVRKVDQLSIVVRYAVITRSENGQPIDIEVKEVFLGFYAAIKPGAVDLVNQVTTLFIDKNIELKKCVGQGYDGASVMSGVYNGVQKHIKDIQPNAEYVHCATHNLNLVINDAVSSCVEIQIFFATLQDLYNFFGNSIKRWDLLSKFSGESDTTLKKLNSSRWSSRVNTIPAIKFLYFDIIKVLSEIVLKSPNKDERSEAESIKTKMLNFEFVLLCEFMHSVLNDINYASKTLQKCDINLGEASKVLAETKAKLQIYRNDFELFKCKASETARKYGIDTHFQEKRQRKVKKHFDELAADHRFPNREKIFKIEIFNNVLDTVISQLDTRFIGMSAVCHIFDFLTPTFLLHVDEATLLQKCDEFQRKYSDIIGPSFSLQFINIYHLVLPQLTQAWTVHQLCKEIMSKYGVLECDLTEVFTAMLLFFTIPVTSAAAE